Below is a window of Jonesiaceae bacterium BS-20 DNA.
ACCCCACCACCTGCGATTGAGACCGGTTCCGAGTTCTCACAGGACTCCGACCCACGCTACACGGGCGCAGCCGCTGAGGTTCGCACCGAGTGCCTCAAGGACGTGCTGGAGCGCGAGATCCCTTACTGGGAGACCGAAATCAAGAGCGACCTCAAGGACGGAAAGACCGTTCTGATTGCCGCACACGGTAACTCCTTGCGCGCACTGGTGAAGCTCCTTGATGAGATCTCAGACGAGGACATTGCCTCACTGAACATCCCAACCGGTATGCCACTGGTTTATGAGCTTGATGAGAACTTCAAGCCAATCACCAAGGGCGGCCGCTACCTGGACCCTGAGGCTGCTGCTAAGGCTGCCGCTGCGGTAGCAAACCAGGGTAAGAAGTAGTCGCTCCTTGACCTAACACGGACAGCGGTTGAACAAACACCGTTGACCCCCACTTGTCGACTTTGGTAGATCGCCCCCGAGATTAGCGGAACGAATCCGCAATCTCGGGGGCGATCTACCAATCTCAGTGAGGTGGGGAGTCTCGGTTAGGAAACTTGCGCCTCGTCGAAGTCGCCGGTCACCAGGAATGACATGCGCTGCGCAATGGAAACCGCGTGGTCCCCAAACCGCTCGAAGTAGCGCGACAGCAGCGTCAGATCCACGGTCTGCTGTGCGGTGCCCTCCCAGTCGTCGCTCAAGATGGATACAAACACGGTGTTGTGCAGGTCGTCGAGCAGGTCGTCATCGCGTTGAATGTTACTGCCCACCTCGAGATCGTGCGAGGCCAATAGCGTGTGCGTCCGGTTAGCTACGCGCATTGCGGCGGCGCTCATGGCCTCAAACGTTGGGGCAAGAGGCGTTGCCACCGCGTTCTTTGGGAACGAGCGGCGGGCCACAGAAGCAATGTGCCGGGCCAGGTCTCCCATGCGTTCTAAACTCGCGCTGATGCGCAGCGCTGAGACCACCACGCGCAGGTCAGTGGCAACGGGCTGCTGCTGAGCTAGGAGCAGGATGCAACGCTCGTCAAGGTTGCGCTCTAGCTCGTCAATAAAGCGGTCCTCATCGATGACCTTTTGGGCCAGCGGTAGGTCGCCGTTCAGCAGCGCGGTCGATGCCTGTTGCATGGCTTCCTTGACCAGCAAGGACATTTTGGTCAGGTCATCGCCGACGGCCTGTAGTTCAGATTCAAAGATCTTGCGCACTTTTCTCCTTTATAACGCTGCGCTAGTACGGCACGGCGCATGCTTGTTAGCCCTAACTATCGCGCGGTCAAGTGGTCAAAGCTGAACCACTAAGTGAACACCGAGTGACTTGCCCATGAATTCTTGTGCTCTGACGCGGCGGGGGCCTTGGAAACCCAATGAACTTGGGCCGCCCCGGCTGACGGATTGCTTGCTGAACAAGTTTCTGCCCGTAGGCTAGTGCCTGTGAATGAGATTGGTTATTTGATTGCGGGCCTCACCGGCTTAGCAACCGGGGTGTTTGCCGCACTGGCGTTCCGATTTTCGGAGCGTCAACAGCGGCGGGTACCGGACCGGGAAAAGCCCGAGCTGGATGACGGCGTTATCCGAGTGTTGGCCGTGCTGCGCTCTGCCGCGGTGGTGCTGCGTCAAGACGAATCCGTGGCCAGAGCAAGTGCCGCCGCGTATTCTCTCGGTGTGGTTCGAGGCGACCGAATTGTGCACCCGGCCATCCAAGAGATGATTGATAAGGTCCGCCGCTCCGGTGAGATCGCTGATGAAGAACTTGAACTGCCTCGCGGCCCGGTAGGGCGCGGCAGGGTCATGCTCCAGGTGCGGGTAGCCCAGCTGGATGGCCAGCACATTGTTGTCCTCGCGGAGGATCGCACCGAATCCAAACGTATTGAGACTATTCGGCGTGACTTTACCGTCAACGTTTCCCATGAACTCAAGACCCCGGTTGGGGCGATCGGTCTGCTAGCCGAGACCCTGCAGGACGCCGCCGAAGACCCCGATGCCGTGCGCCACTTTGCGGGCCGAATGCAGCAGGAATCGAAGCGCCTGGCGGCGCTTGTCCAAGAGATCATTGAGCTGTCCCGCCTGCAACTCAAAGGCTCGGAACACCCGGTCTCGATTGTGAGTGTGGACGGCGTGATCTCGGAGGCGATCGACCGGGTCAGGGTTGTTGCCCACGACAAAGACATCACGATTTCCGTTAAGGGAGACCCGGATTCTTATCTGTACGGTGATCACAACCTGTTGGTGACTGCGGTGCGTAACCTTGTTGATAACGCGATTTCTTATTCACCCGAGCACACCACGGTAGGTATTGGTGTGGGCAGACGCGGAGAGCTCGTTGAGATCTCCGTGGTGGACCAGGGCATTGGTATTACCCCGGAACAACAGAGCCGAATCTTTGAGCGATTCTATCGGGTTGACCCGGCACGCTCACGCGCTACCGGCGGAACCGGGCTGGGGTTGTCTATTGTTAAGCACGTAGCCGCAGATCATGGCGGCGACGTGAGTATCTGGTCCCAAGCGGGCCGGGGCTCCACATTTACCTTACGTATTCCGGCTGCGGCCGACATTCAGATCCCAACAACTGATCCGGAACCCGTAACCGGCACGTCAGGAGAGAATAATTCATGACTCGTATTTTGATTGTCGAGGACGAAGAGTCCTACCGTGAACCGTTGACCTACCAACTGAAGCGCGAAGGGTATGAAGTCGACGCGGTGGCCAACGGCCCCGATGCCCTTGTGGCCTACGACTTTGCCAAGCCTGACCTAGTCTTGTTAGACCTGATGCTGCCGGGGCTCTCTGGAACCGAGGTATGCCGTGAGCTGCGTAAGCGCGGGGATGTCCCGGTCATCATGCTGACGGCCAAGGACTCCGAGATCGACAAGATTGTGGGTCTAGAGATTGGCGCGGATGACTACGTCACCAAGCCGTATTCGTTCCGTGAATTGCTGGCTCGAATGCGCGCGATCCTGCGCCGTAAACAGACCAGTCAAGATCCAGCCCCAGTTGTGGTTGAAGAAGACGAGGAAGCCCTGCTGGTAGGTGGCCCGGTGACCATGAACGTCGAGCGCCACGTTGTCACAGTGCGCGGAATTGATACATCATTCCCGCTAAAAGAGTTTGAACTGCTTGAGTTTTTGTTACGCAACGTAGGCCGGGTCCTGACCCGTGGCCAGTTGATCGATCGCGTTTGGGGGAGCGACTACGTGGGGGACACCAAGACTCTCGACGTTCACATCAAGCGGATTCGTGCCAAGATTGAGCAGGATCCGTCGACCCCACAATTAGTCCAAACCGTGCGGGGGCTGGGCTACAAATACGAAGAAGTGTAGCTTTGCGCTGAACCTTCCCACCGGTGATCAGTTGATTGGCACCAATCGTTGGTGCCAATCGACGGCCGGTCGAGTTGGGGCCGCAATGATACCGGTATCAAAACGGAGCGGTCATCCTGTTCAATAGCCTCGAGAACTGCTACTCTGCTAGATGTTTGGGTAAACATCGTGCCGGTTAGCGGTACTGAGGACAAGGAAGCCTTTTACATGACGAGGACGTCACAGAGCGCCCCGGTGAAGTGGATGCGAACTCGCACCTTCGCCGCTGTGCTGACAACAGTTGCGCTAGGTTGCTCCGGCAGCCTGGCCATTGCGCCTGCTATCGCGGTGCCCGCAGGGAGCCTTAACGCCATCAGCTCCGTGGTGGGCCAAG
It encodes the following:
- a CDS encoding ATP-binding protein produces the protein MNEIGYLIAGLTGLATGVFAALAFRFSERQQRRVPDREKPELDDGVIRVLAVLRSAAVVLRQDESVARASAAAYSLGVVRGDRIVHPAIQEMIDKVRRSGEIADEELELPRGPVGRGRVMLQVRVAQLDGQHIVVLAEDRTESKRIETIRRDFTVNVSHELKTPVGAIGLLAETLQDAAEDPDAVRHFAGRMQQESKRLAALVQEIIELSRLQLKGSEHPVSIVSVDGVISEAIDRVRVVAHDKDITISVKGDPDSYLYGDHNLLVTAVRNLVDNAISYSPEHTTVGIGVGRRGELVEISVVDQGIGITPEQQSRIFERFYRVDPARSRATGGTGLGLSIVKHVAADHGGDVSIWSQAGRGSTFTLRIPAAADIQIPTTDPEPVTGTSGENNS
- a CDS encoding phosphoglyceromutase; translated protein: MTYTLVLLRHGESDWNEKNLFTGWVDVDLTEKGRGEAIRGGELLKEAGILPDVVHTSLQRRAITTANLSLNAADRHWIPVKRDWRLNERHYGALQGKDKAQTLAEYGEEQFMLWRRSYDTPPPAIETGSEFSQDSDPRYTGAAAEVRTECLKDVLEREIPYWETEIKSDLKDGKTVLIAAHGNSLRALVKLLDEISDEDIASLNIPTGMPLVYELDENFKPITKGGRYLDPEAAAKAAAAVANQGKK
- the phoU gene encoding phosphate signaling complex protein PhoU, which codes for MRKIFESELQAVGDDLTKMSLLVKEAMQQASTALLNGDLPLAQKVIDEDRFIDELERNLDERCILLLAQQQPVATDLRVVVSALRISASLERMGDLARHIASVARRSFPKNAVATPLAPTFEAMSAAAMRVANRTHTLLASHDLEVGSNIQRDDDLLDDLHNTVFVSILSDDWEGTAQQTVDLTLLSRYFERFGDHAVSIAQRMSFLVTGDFDEAQVS
- a CDS encoding response regulator transcription factor — encoded protein: MTRILIVEDEESYREPLTYQLKREGYEVDAVANGPDALVAYDFAKPDLVLLDLMLPGLSGTEVCRELRKRGDVPVIMLTAKDSEIDKIVGLEIGADDYVTKPYSFRELLARMRAILRRKQTSQDPAPVVVEEDEEALLVGGPVTMNVERHVVTVRGIDTSFPLKEFELLEFLLRNVGRVLTRGQLIDRVWGSDYVGDTKTLDVHIKRIRAKIEQDPSTPQLVQTVRGLGYKYEEV